The following is a genomic window from Osmerus eperlanus chromosome 18, fOsmEpe2.1, whole genome shotgun sequence.
TTAAAATACAAACGTTATTTAAGGAACTAAAACAAGATCAGAAGTAAAAACAGAGAAAACATTCCAGGAAGAGAAACTTATCACAGACAACAAAGTGACATGTAAAACCGGCGCATTCTAGGAAAGGCTtggaacaaaaacaaaacaaattctTACTGGTAGAGGATCTAAATTGTCATCCACCAGATGGTAGGTTCCAGAGCCAATCAAAACCTGCCTGATGACAACGTCCAATCCTAGTTTTGCCCCAAGCCCCAGTTTGTCCAGCCACCTGTCGAAAGCAAGACAAGTATGACCAGCCACAGTATTGACTTGTTTGACTGATAATTAAGTTATGAAATAAGCTGAATAAACCATAAGCTAAGATCTGATATAAAACTACGTGGGCTCAAAAATAGCATGAATTTTGATTTGATCTTAAACACCAGCAGCCAGTGCCCAAAAACATCTGCCATTTACAGAAAAGATGTACCCTCAGCTCTGTAAGGAAACAAAACCACATGCGCCAACGATTACAGAATACACTCACATGAAACCAGCCACGAACGCGTCGGACAGTCCAACCGCACCGCCCCCATAGGCGGAGCTGGTCTCTCCAAGCCACACCTTCTTGCCTGGAGACACCAGGTCAACAGTCTGTAGAAAGATACAAGTAACCAATTATGTTCAAGTCTTAAACCTTCTTCTGTGAAGTTGGAGGATCCAAGTCATTGTTACCTCCAGTACTTCTTTGGTTTTCAAGGCTAACATGTCCAGAACTTGAGGATCCAGGAAATCCTCTAAAGATGTGTCTCGCCCATTTACATAGTAACtggatgaaagaaaaaaaggtgaCGGCACAATTCAAAATCAGGTTTTGCAAGTTCACACGCCCGTTCAACATTCAGACATTTCCATAGATCACATGCCTCGTAAAGGAACGCACTGATGTTTGAAACATGTCAAGTTGTTCCCTTTCAAAATGCTTTCACGTACGGTACAGCAGTTTGTGGCTAGCAGATGTGCCAAGTTCCTCTTTGTCTGTTTACCAAACCCACGTGAGAAAGCCTCAGAGGAACAGCCATTAGCTAACACCTGAGTGTGTTTAGTGAGTGTGTACTGTGCCCCAAGCAGCACGTGACAGCTGCTTATGCTATGCAGGTCCTAAGGGAAAGTTCAACTTACTGGTGCCAGGTGCACGCATCAATCGCCTCAGCCCCACTCTCCAAAAACCTGTCAGGAGTAAATGGAAGAAAGGGAATATAGTTGTGGCTTCATTTACGGGTATTTTGCATGTTTAAGTATCTTTATTTCCTGTAAGGTATCCTTGTAGCAGACAAGGACGTGATTTGGTGATTTTAACTGATGAGGACATTCTGATTTTGTTATGGGAGATACAAGAGTTCCTGTGACTAACAATTCTCTGTTATTCTTTGTCTTTAGACATGATGGACGAAGGAATAATTAACTGCGAGACTATGCCAATCCTTCCCCAATGAAATTCAACCAGAAACTCATGGTCTCTTGTTCGAGAGCTGAGACTGAGAGGACCACGATACATTTACCCTCAAGTAATGATAGGTATGCAGCAGATCACATGTCCCTAATTGAATTATATGATCCTCACTTAATTCAATTGCTTGCTTTTAACATTTCCTAGCCTTATAGTCACCGGTGATGTTTATAGCCAGCAGATGCTTCTCATCCAGCAGAATAGTGTTTGCCCTGAGACTGTCTCTAGTCCAATCAAAATCCCCATTAGGccttgacctctcacccctccagcaggtctctgCGGTGGTCGCGAGGCTGGCTGATGTCTGGCCCGTACAGCCCAGTGTTGTGGTACAGTTTGGATTCTCGCAGAATCTCCCGGAGCTTGAGGAAGTCCTGGCCCAGCTGGTACCCGTCCAACCGGATGCCTGCCTTCTTCTCATAGCTGTTGGGTTCTGTAGAGGCACAGCACGTCACCAACATATTGGTGAAAATGTTCTAAACCTCTCACCAGACCATTATTCTACTTCTGTACTCTAAGTGTTACCATTTATTCAGTTACAAATCCATCATCATGCACTGAATGCAATGAAATGGGAAGTGCGCAGCTAAATTCACACATTGTTCTGAGTAAACCTGAATAACTGGTCTCAAGCTGGGAGAAAAATCCATAATGTCGAAAAGTCGAGCGTCGGAGATTCTGATTGTGAGCCTCACCGTTCCCCAGTTCCCAGGCCATGGGGTACTGTCTGGATTCACAGAACTGGAGCAGGCTCTTTGCATTGCTACTGTCCCAGGAGTTCCCAGCTGTCCTGAGCAGAGCATTGAGCCCAAAGATGAGGTCTAATCCTGAACAGTTTGTGAAGGAGAACAGCAGATCCACAGCGTACTCTGAACAGAGAGGAAAAGGACATCCGATTTCAATGCCGGTCAAATACAAGACCAGTTCTGAGATAAGACAGGGTTGATCGTGAGGTGATGACAGACAGGCTACACAGTTTTAGGGGTTTTACCTGTGAACTTCACCCTGTGATACTTCCTTTGTAACTCCTCCGTCTGGAGTAGCACTTCCTGTTGTGCCCATTCTTGCTTCAGTTTCTCTTCTAATAAGGGGGGCAGCTCCAGTCGCTCACAGAGGTCACCTTAAAAGAGGACATCAAATGGGGAATAAATAACGTGGGGAACCTGTGGTCTTAATCAGTTCTGTAGGTAAGCATTTAGTGAAGGGCACAGTATTCTACAAGGGAGTTCTATGCACATCCAACACGCAATAGCTGCCTTTTGTAACTACATTGTAGCTATAATCAAGAATCACGCTGTTGTGAATAAAACAAATGTATCATGGATACAAAACAGGAATTCCCAATGAAGAACTGTAGTGACCGCAGATCACAACGTCTATCGTCATCTTTACCATCTACGTATCCGTCGAATCACAAGAACGAGTGTTGCCTACCCGACTGATAGTACAGATAACCAGTTTAGGTGATTACCTTTCTGAAAGGGGGAGTTTGGGTGATGAACGCGATGTGTACTCGTTGGGTTGAAGATCATAAAGTCTTGTTTTGTCCCTCCAAATCTCAAAAATGCCGGGCTTAATGATTTAGCCAATGTTCTCAGTTTTGGGGATCTAGTGGGGTGAAAGGCTTGTAGATTATCATAAAGTAGAGTGACatgttcttgttttttttatttgatataTATGCGGAATTATTTAGGCATATTCAACTACTTTTTACTATTGTGCATCACAATTCAAACGTCAACTGAAATTGATTACTTACCCTAAAAGGTACATGAACTTT
Proteins encoded in this region:
- the hpse gene encoding heparanase, with the translated sequence MRSVFTILTFGVTALCHGCFVGGFSEFVKEETEFVSLGLKVDFSRVLKRVNKRFLSVSIDASLVAEEKFMYLLGSPKLRTLAKSLSPAFLRFGGTKQDFMIFNPTSTHRVHHPNSPFQKGDLCERLELPPLLEEKLKQEWAQQEVLLQTEELQRKYHRVKFTEYAVDLLFSFTNCSGLDLIFGLNALLRTAGNSWDSSNAKSLLQFCESRQYPMAWELGNEPNSYEKKAGIRLDGYQLGQDFLKLREILRESKLYHNTGLYGPDISQPRDHRRDLLEGFLESGAEAIDACTWHHYYVNGRDTSLEDFLDPQVLDMLALKTKEVLETVDLVSPGKKVWLGETSSAYGGGAVGLSDAFVAGFMWLDKLGLGAKLGLDVVIRQVLIGSGTYHLVDDNLDPLPDYWLSVLYKRLVGPEVLSIEAFSIIGQNKRVRVYLHCTNKNSTSYKSGAVTLIAMNLSKSPSRIAVPAQASNSTAEAFILQSDQPGEEGLYSRSVRLNGELLKMIDDRTLPELKGTKLPPAEHLHLPGFSLAFYILQEAKAPVCQ